The genomic DNA CAAAGAATGGATACACAGCTTTTGATTTAGTCATGCTGTTGAATGATCCAGGTAACCACTGTTATGTATTAAAACTTTCAATATAACACATTTTGTGTTTTCTTTTTGGTCACCAACATTTTTACTGTGCTCTCTCCTAACGCTGCAGCTACCAATTATTTAAGTAATACATTAATCTATCATTTaagtagttcgaataatcgagtagtcgtattacgaacatttcatgtgttgcagaatacatttaaggagatgtaaaacaaataaacaggTGTTTATTTAtggaataatatttattttggcttgccaagactgcactttcaaaatatcattaaatgcaaatacaaaataaaatacctgagtttttcttcaaactatgcagcatTTTACTTGCATTTCAcaagaataaatgcatttaataatatatttaaatacattagcttagcctcaaacagtctgaaaaaataaatgaggatctaagtataacaaaacaaaagtccactagcttaaatgctgttaaatgccaacttttttttttttttaaataatgctctgaaaaaaatcGTTCAGAttttgccccccccaaaaaaaactgctaaatgtacttctaaactaaattatgattacttaaacaaaaatattagcttaaacaaaaatttACAACCTTATGTTACTTGACCTTAACAGCGAGCacttgattcagccatgttagacgagccgctagagggcagtgtatccacccaaatcaataaaactaaatgcaaacatttggttGCAAACACCAATATAATTTAACGAAACCTcgatgcagcaaaatttgattcgaagttttttttctaatcgaatcacttgagttaattaattaatcgttccAGCACTACTGTCTATCCATataatattaacaaaatgatcCCAATTATGCTTTTTTGAATTACTTAGTCAATTGTTTTATCTTCTGTGGGTTTTGTCAGACACTGAGCTAGTGCGTCTGCTAGCTTCAGTGTGTATGCAAGTAGACAAGGAGAGGTCCAAACATCGTGGTAGGACATCAGTGACTCATTCCAAAGGCAGACATGCCTTCAACAACGCTCCTTTGCCACCTGATGACAAAGGAGGACTcaaggtgattttttttcccgttgGCACGTGATTACTCTAAAATGCTAAGcatgtaaaaacaaaatcaccACACAGTTACGTACTCAAATTTGTGTAATTTTGAATTACTAGGCTTCAAATGGTAGATTTTTAGGCCTTTTGTTGCATGCTACAACAGTTGCCGATACGCTTGAGATGTTTATTGACAAATTGACATGCTGAACTGTAACCCCAAATCCAGTCCTGGTGGAACCGAATGTCTAATCGGTTCAGGCGACTGAAGCTGACTCACACCTTGAGGCACGGCCTTTTGTCCAACCGACTGGCTCCATTCCCTGATGACGCAGAGACATCGCTGGATGCAACAATGAAAGCGGACGTAAATCCTGCGAGTACCGCCAACGCTGCTCTGGCATCTACTGGTACCCAGGGAGGAAGTGACATCAGCGCTGTCTGGGCAGTTAAGACCAAAGATGCAGGTGAAACAGAAAATTAGAGTGCTGAATAGATTACTCGTACAGTCTAGAGGCGTAAAATACCTAAATTATGTCGGTATCTTTCCCAGGTCTATGCAGGTCATCGTCAGAAAAAGAGGACATGCTAATTACCACGATGGTAAGAATATTCAGTTTAAGGAAACTAATCTCAGTCCTAAATGAAGGATAACTGTATAAATTCAACTTTTATAAAGATCAGtgcaaatgtatatatatatttttaaataatacctaACGTTtttgatgatttaaaaaagtgttGAAGCGTGACAGATGTCTACATTTCTCaggattccatttttttccccttcagctTCGAAGTGGAGCGCCTCTGACCCGGCTACCTAACGACAAGCTGAAGGCAGTCATCCCTCCCTTCCTGCCCCCATCCAACTTCGAATCATGGAACTCTGATCGCTCACATCTCCTCAGGGAGGGAAAAAGTGAAGCACCCCGGCTTCCCATGCCTCCCCAGAGAAAGCTAAACAGCAGCGGAAACTCCGATATTGTACTTGCATGTtaacaaatacataaaaaaaaaaaacctcacctgtctgttttttctttcttttaaccGGATTTTCATCTCTGTAGACATCCATCAGTCGAGTGGTGAGCAGGTCCATTAAGTTTCCTGGCATTCCCAAAGGGCCATCGTCCTCTTCTCCTTCCAATTCAGGGCACTACCACTCACCTCACTCCTCTGGGGGCTCCAATGGAGTGGCGGGGCTCAATCGGGACACGCACAACCGCTCAGGTTCGGATGGACACAGAAATACATACAATATCCCTACAATGTAAAGTATAGTAAATATCCTTAACATCCATTTTAAGATGGTTAATGTACCATCtgactaccataattttcgaaGATGGTTAATGTACCATCtgactaccataattttcggagtaTAAGccgcaatttttttcccccctcattttgaatccagcgGTTTATAGCCTAGTgtggcttatttattgatttatttgggttaataggtaacactttatttgacagcggcgtcataagactgccaaaggaccgtcataattatgacatgacactataatgGGCATTAATTAAGGCCtaggacagatgtcattaattgtcatccggaaaattatgtcactaactccgttTATGTcctgcttggatcttttacatccattcaaaagtgagatcatttgcctgatgacacaaaatgacatctgccataagcattcattaatgctcatgtcagtgtcatgtcataattatgatggtcttatgacagtcttatagcgccactgtcaaataaagtggtaccagataccataactagaaattaatgaaacaactggaacagtaactaaagaaataattagcacagaacatgaattttgattgttatttacatctgaagcgctgcaatgcatgctacgaggcatgttggatgaaaaCAGTGTTGACACTAGGTAGCAgcggaggttgactgtctcccccaagggagcagtgatggccaaatgaagcttcttgaagcaattaagctttgcagtcaaatggttcaaagcttcatggtggttcatttggtcttatgacactcTTATGATGacgcagtgcatgctaggaggcatgttggacaaaaacagtgttgacaaTAGGTGGCAGCAgtagttgactgtctcccccaagggagcagtgatggccaaatgaagcttattgagcaatgaagctttgcagtcaattggttcaaagtttcacttggtttcatgacagtcttatgatgccgctgtcaaataaagtgttatcgattaatgtcttttggtgtaaatatcccataatacattgagggcagctgcggcttatagtctggtgcggcttatctatgaacaaatgctgttttcgtgtcaaatttggtgggtccaggcttatagtcaggtgcgccttatagtccgaaaattacggtagtaagACTATTCAGGACACTAGTGGAACAGCTTTGCAACATTTTTTTCACCACTGCTGTTCACtactttttgacatttttgcacATCAGCCAGACAACTCCAATACATTATTTATAAAATATACTTATATAAATACACTTAAATTGCATGACTAAGGAAAGTAGATTTCAAAGTATTACAAGCAAGGCTAATAAAAATATGTTACCTTAAAAATATTCAGATAATattataaaaagaaaatactACAATTTTAAAGTCATGTATGAATttcagagatttttttttaaccaaagtgATGGAATGTTGTGTCTGAGTCAGAGATGTAAAGTTAtggaacaaacaaaacaaatgagtCAAGCGAAATAATAGTATAATTCAAAAACGTATTAAATCAATGGTATTAAATAACTATGAAATCATAAATAAAACAgctacaaaaattaaaaacatttcgCAAACTTGGTGATTTATTCTAAAAGACTTAAGGGATAGTTGATTGTGAAATGTAATGAATCGTCCACAATTTGTGTCACTCCaccagggggcagtgcagacggCGTTCTCGCCCAGATAGCGGCTCAAAGGAAGAAAGCCGCAGGTTTGATTGATGTTAAGATTCAACCTGAAAAACAAGACACACAAACTTCACGTCAAGCTCCTCTCCCTGCCTCCTCTACCACCATGCCAACACCAGACATCAGCTTCCCTGACAACAACTCCCATCCCAATTTGGTCACCTCTGATATCTCCTCTAGAAGGGTCAGCATCCTATTTACTCCAGTCACATTCTTTAACACATTCTGGCAAACAATCTGAATTGGTCAATAGGAGCAATGATTATGAATTCCAAAATattcttcatttttcttttagaaGATAGACTTGAAGAGGCGACCTCAATCCGGGAATTCGTCAACATCGAAGAGCACGTCGCCCACTCTGACTCCATCTCCTTCCCCGACCCCTAAGCCTTCCGGTGGACAAGGAGACTCCTTGTCTTCTACTTCTTCTCATCCTCGCTCCAAGAGCAGCGGCGGCTCCAGTAGCGGAACCATCACTGACGAAGGTAATCAAAAACAGGTTTAAATGatgtgaaattaaaaaaaaaaaaactgaagtttttatcctttggattgtttttaGATGAACTATCAAGTATCTTAAAGAAACTCTCCTTGGAAAAATACCAGCCCATATTTGAAGAGCAGGAGGTATTTCTTCCTAACTTCtaaatatatgtaaaaaaaaaaaaaaaaaaaaaaaagatttagttTTCTTCTTGTCATCCTTTAGGTGGATATGGAAGCATTTTTGACTCTAACAGATGGAGACCTGAGAGAACTTGGCATTAAAACAGATGGACCTAGACAACAGATCTTGGCAGCCATATCAGAGCTCAACGCTGGGAAGGTATATTGACATATCAGTTCAATGAAAATGGTCTGGCATTAAAATTGTCCCTTACAATGCTGTGATTGAGACGAAACTTAGTTAATTAGTCATACTTCCCCATTAAACAggaatttggcagccttttctTGCATCCTAGTGCTGACGAACTCCATTAGTTTGAAGTGGCACATCTCAACTGAAAGACAAGCGTTGTATGAGTGGGAGGACCTAGGTTAATTCCCATGTTGTGACAGAGGTTTAAAGATAGTTGTTGCTGCATGTACACAAGAACTTGATGTTGTAAGATGAGCTCGAAATGATATGAAACTGTTTCAGGATGAGAATATGTGTTCTAGAACAGCCACACGTGGCCCTAGAGCCGCAGGTTGCAGGCTTCTGATTAGAAAgtgtatcattgtcaatggctctAAAGAGTACAGTTGTAACTTAGGAAATTAATTTGTTCTGGAAGTAatttcgtaacctgaaaattccgcaagtagagacgcgttttccatgtaaatgccccaataAGTTCCAAGCACTACTGAAACGCCACATTAAATTTGATAACCGGGGTAAAACTGGAATAAAACAATACCCAAACACATTTTAATCATTCCATATACAGGACCTACCCGTTAATACCGGTAATGAAGTAGATAATAGAATATAATGCAAAGGAAAATTGGAAAATCAAATATCTTACCTTCCTTCTGTTTCAAGATGGTGCCTATCGCTTATCCTAATctctgtgacacaaaaacgcgAGGAGATATGTGCTCTAATGTGCTACTAATGTAGTGAACCGTGTgtgggctttaaaaaaaatcttcgtGAGACAAAATTGCGAGGAGACTTGTGCTCTTTTGGCGATGACGCTGAGCCCGCTATAACAACACCGTCGCTCCTGTGCAGGTCATCGCGCTGCtgaagcatgatgggaagtattaTGACCAATAGGACAGCAGGATCGTATGGCGTGACATTTAAAAACAGAGAGCAGGAAGTACATACGCATCTTTTACAgtattgtactgtatttttgcctctcgtTTCCTGAAACATCTTTCATAACaatagtagtgctgcaacgattaatcggttaacccaagtaattcgattagaaagagaaggtttgaatcaaatttagctgcttttagcatttgtttaattagagtggcgttctaatggtttgttttgaaagtgtttgcatttagttttattaatttgggtggatacactgccctcaagtggcaacagtgaatacgatataactcatctaacatggctggatccagctgctccctgttaagaccaacatcagGTCGAAAGTTTTTGTTAGAGCTAaaatgattgtttatgcattttcAATTTAGCTtccaggtatatttagcagtttttttgtttgtttggacaATGTGTTAAGAGCatcgtaaaaaaaataaaataaaaagatgaATAAAGTTAGTATTTTACAGCATTTGAGCTAgcagatttttgctatgcacgttagctaattgttctgttgttgtactttgatcctcatttattatttttttaagatgaggtcataagcggagtttaaggggggtccGGGGGGGgtccagccccccccccccggtggccaaaaagtgtcattgcatgtcatTCACTTTCCTATatttataaaagttgtaaagcaatagaacaaacaagaaaaatgaatgaaattaacaaaaaaagatatttttataatagttcaaaatgatttttcgaacaaatggcgggagggcaattttatgatgaaatgattttttttctttgtttcaaaatattctttttgattgaagcaacttttttggggattgaatgatttagagaaATGTCAcacaaaaggattgctaaaattaaagattttttttaaaatgaaaaattaagtgttcaaatgcaaatatttgagtctcaaatattttttttcgcattcaaaaacttttttctatgattgaaaattttctttttttgattgaagtgatttttctttggaaaatatatattttttgtttgaagcaacttattttttgattgaataataaagacacaaatgttctagccaaaatgtggccaaaCGCAAAACgacattgcttcaatcaaaaaagttgcttcaacctaaaaaaattgacttcaattaaaaaaaaacagctttcaaatgcattttttttggagtttcaaatttatttttgcattcaaacacatttttttttgattgaagtgactttttttttttaattgaaaatatatattatgaTTGAACTTTtgcgcaactttttttttggatcgaataatgaagacacaaatctacctccatatacattcataatttttgactgaggtaactacattggcacgacaccggtgggattaccattttcaatggatgaccatcttggtgaaaagtatagctgtcctaagcagcttgatttagaattcccctcaagaatgatgggaaacaaaaaacgcttattttcaactcattattataaatattcttgtatgttaattttattgctgacactgcgttttggggtcatcaacatgttgtgccccccccccccccccacacacacacacacagttcaACTTAGCCTATAGATCAAggaattttaatttattgttaaatGGAttcattgctcttgtgaaatgaaagtatgATCCTGcattgtttgaaaaaacactcaggtattaatattttgcattcacatttaatgctcttttgaaagtgtaatcagcatgcttttgttttacatctcctaaaattggttttgcaacacattaaattttcctaatccaattacttgattattcaaactaattagATCACTTAAATAATTGATAGATTCAGCCataaacaagaggcaatattttcccgttgaggcataGCGTAACCTTACAATTCTGTTTGtagagacgtttgtaagtagaggtaccactgtatacagtaaatatgtttttgtgatTCTGATTCTCTGCAAATTTCAGGGGATCATTGTATTGTTTTTCCACTTTTCAGTATCTGCAGTCAAACCTAGCACTATGGATTgcaaaaccaattttttttgtcttgttcaGGGCCGAGAAAGGCAGATCCTTCAAGAAACCATCCACAACTTCCAGTCATCCTTTGGCAGCAGTGCCAGTAACCCGAGACCACCGGGAGAGCCACGCTGTGAGTGCTTCATTCCTGAAATATTTAATCAATTTGAGGG from Corythoichthys intestinalis isolate RoL2023-P3 chromosome 20, ASM3026506v1, whole genome shotgun sequence includes the following:
- the LOC130908780 gene encoding ankyrin repeat and SAM domain-containing protein 6-like encodes the protein MNFGVPANSLLLLRACDEGDYETARGILEPGASKDSGRQSRLRSDAGSECNTADLLLSLVPVDCTDEEGNTGLQFASASGHENLVRFLLRKGASVDSRNNYGWTPLMQAARFGHLTVAHILLENGADINGRNRLGASVLTMAARGGHTHVVKLLLESDAFVDDFDHLAEAVSNGNNNNSCSAVGFGASESCAGGGVRDFMDVTALMVASQHGHEAIVRLLLEWGSDVSFTQKTTGWGPLMVAALSGKVAVAQQLVERGADPDRVNVLSKTAFELAMQLKQREIKTYLDSITTVRPQTDDERRRPDVFSALKLGNSQLVKEILEEDSNQVNSSNQEGASPLMIAAVSGQLEVVQLMVEKRADIDKQDGVHGWTALMQATYHGNKDIVKYLLSQGADVNLRAKNGYTAFDLVMLLNDPDTELVRLLASVCMQVDKERSKHRGRTSVTHSKGRHAFNNAPLPPDDKGGLKSWWNRMSNRFRRLKLTHTLRHGLLSNRLAPFPDDAETSLDATMKADVNPASTANAALASTGTQGGSDISAVWAVKTKDAGLCRSSSEKEDMLITTMLRSGAPLTRLPNDKLKAVIPPFLPPSNFESWNSDRSHLLREGKSEAPRLPMPPQRKLNSSGNSDITSISRVVSRSIKFPGIPKGPSSSSPSNSGHYHSPHSSGGSNGVAGLNRDTHNRSGGSADGVLAQIAAQRKKAAGLIDVKIQPEKQDTQTSRQAPLPASSTTMPTPDISFPDNNSHPNLVTSDISSRRKIDLKRRPQSGNSSTSKSTSPTLTPSPSPTPKPSGGQGDSLSSTSSHPRSKSSGGSSSGTITDEDELSSILKKLSLEKYQPIFEEQEVDMEAFLTLTDGDLRELGIKTDGPRQQILAAISELNAGKGRERQILQETIHNFQSSFGSSASNPRPPGEPRSPTNWMRHQVRSSSKR